ttaatgcTATGAATAGTAactatacatatttgtattacTATATAAATCTGTTACTGTTATGCGAATATAAGTACTGGCATTTATTTGTTATGTATTTAATCaatctgtatattttttaatgttaccaccttaaaaataaaatatattatattttatctatttatttaaaaaatcgataaatatttgtgAATCATACTCTTTCAACtataaaatacattacaataaataaacatttgcCTTATAAGATCCACTACATTgcttttaatattgttatatgtatttaagatacataaatatatttcaaaaataatgattaaatctGTCAtccatatttataaatgtgtaAATTTTAAGCTGCTTGATGTaacaagtaaatataatatagataatataaaacaaaatggtttatttatagataatcataaaataattgtaaaaatagtaatttatTCGTCGATTAAAACACCAGTACCCCCTAAGCTTGTCAATGTAACACAGTAACCATCTGCAATTAATTTTCGCGAAATACTTGATATGATTTCGGGTTGCGTATCAGGtggtaacaaaataaaagcatGTCCTCCGCCGCCGGCACCGGTTAACTTTGCAGCAAATCCATAATTTTGAGCTTCTGCGCATATTCTATCTAATGATGAATGAGATGTTTGCAATGCTGCTAATAAACTTTGATTTATGTTGATAAGCatctgaaaattaaaaaaatataaatatatattttattttaacagagtatttataatattattttcttaccaTTAATTGGTTGTATTCTTCATATTCTTCGCATTTTCCTTTACTATCATTTTGGGTTTGATTTATATCTTGTTTAAGAATTTTTAGTGCTTCTTTTGATATGTTGTCTATAGAATCCATGATAGGATCAATAACAGTAGGATACATACATTTCAATTTTGttgatttatctattattGTTTTAGTGCTTCTTTGAACTCTGGTATCTaccaataaaattttcattttccttacATTAAGTATCGAGTTTATGcaatcattttttctaaattcaaTTATTGATCCATATGTGCAAATGGAATTATCAATTCCAGATGGTGTAccatgtaaaattttttcacaTTCAAATGCATATTTTGATATAAGTTTCAAATCGTTCGTATCTAAAGttttatagattttcttttgcaaACGTGACCAATGAAGAAAACAAGCCGATAAACAAACTGCAAATGAAGCTGAACTTCCAAGTCCAGCACCAATTGATAACTCcgtattcaaatttatttctgcaggttttatatcaatttcttctttattggATACATATAtgagcaaataaaaaaaagcttCTAAACTTAATTTTTGATGTGGATTATTATATCCAATATTGTGTACGAATTGTTGAATATGATCATAAAGATTATCATGATTATGTTCTAATTGATGAGATTTATACATGgaaatatatgtttgtatacgTTGAATTGGTACATTCACGACCAAGTTCATATTATcaaagtttaattttataatttcttctacttcttgtAGCTcttgaaatttcaaatttgtaCGTAAATCTAAACTAGCTGCTAAGGCAGTCTTTCCATACATTACTGCATGTTCTccaaataaaataacttttcCTGGTGCAGATACTTTAAATGAGATCATTTTTGTATTAAGATCTTTACTAAGCAACGTAAGTTatgttacaatattattaagtCTTGAtatataacagtaataattaagcaataattgaaaatttatttttaagatctctaaattattgaatgaaaaacTGCTATTGcgatttcttaataaaatatgacatAAAATTAAGTTTGCTGTTTCTTCCACTGTTCTGATGTTAGAGTTTTTTGCGAAAATGCATGGATTGTCTTCAATTCTTCTTCTAGAGCTGAATTTACCaacctatataattttaaaataatattatatatatatacacatacacatacatcacaaatcaaattaaattgtaCATTTGGATGTAtagttaaaaggaaaaagaacaagaaaatacTACCTATGTCGTTGTAACAAAGGTTTGCCTTCAAATATATCAGAAATGACAACCACAGAAAACTTAGCACCACAACCATCAGATAGATCTGTTACCTcctgaaagaaagagaatattaataGTTAGACTATGATAAATAAACACTGTCTAAAATATGATGACAATACCTATgaatatacgtaaatactttGTAGTAAAACAATCATACTGaagatttaacaattttatatgtCACTCTTATATACCACTTGCAATAACTGTATGAAATTATTCGTGTACAACTGAACTCTGGAACTAGTGCTTCAAATCTAGAACCGAAGctacttttatattcattattcaaACACAAGTTGGATAACAGATCAAAGTTCACTGTAGCTTATGTATGTGAATAGAATAttcaaaatacaaaaatatatttgatactaCTTGTATAAAACtactaaataaaattttattgtaattttaatgCATGGTACATATTCATAAGTACGTTAAACATTGTTACTCTTATAGTTGTATAGTcttcaataaattaaattattaatatttatttattttttttaactattatcgatatatatatatataaatgacatatatatatatatacatatatacatatatatatatatacatatatatatatatatatatatatatatatatatatatataaaatatgaaaacagTGCAagatttcttttgttatactttatttaaactacagatttatttctttgtattgagaaattacaattttaccATTTACacagtattatttttatatcatataaaaacattaagtaaaaaaaaataagcaatTACATTGTATTGAAAAACATGattcaatgtatttttaatttggttgtagaattattatctataaatataaattgtttataacagaaatacagaaagaaaataaaaaaatgaatgcaCGAATATATGGATATCAATAATGCAAACAAATCTGGGTATTTCTCAGGTGGTTTTAAATAACGAATACAAAAGGATAAAATTAGTATTCCTAGTAAAgaactataaaataaaatttttgtaatgaaattatatccATAATAATACTCTAAGTTAaatacaaaatcaaaaaagaatttattgcaATTGAGTTTATATTTTGATGTTTTCTGATTATTTGGTTTTGCtttacatgattttttttcacgtttatCAAATACATTTGTACAAACAAATAGATCTGACCACATCCAAGtgatagaaacaaaataaaatattgttgttGCAAAATAAGcaagatataaattatcttttatatacaatgGTAACATACTGAAATGCGAAATTAATAATAGCCAAAAACATGCTAAAGGATCATTATGAAAATGAAGTAACACTGGAATCGCTACCAAAAGAATAGACTTTTCATGAAcctgaaaagaaaacaaaaaaaatcctaAGGCAGAATTTATgagagaaattataaatttttcttttttaggagatatatacaaattaatacaaattggTAGAACAGCAATTGTTGTTATTACCAAACAGATTTGTGCCAATTGTTCATTTGTAAAGATATTACGTAATTTATAAAGAACGTTGATTGTACACCATACATTAGCAACTTTATCTTCAAATACTCCTCTGTTAAATGGgaataatcgtaaaatcgtATGTAAAAAAGTGTTCCAATCTTTAAGGAAAGGTAACCAAATAATagtaaatgttattataactattaatGAAACATAAATTAACATATAGATCGATAATAACAAAGATTTAGTTTTACTAATTCTACACTTTCCaagtatatagaaaaagaaaggcagAGAATGATATAATTCCATTTGCTTATAATTTAAAgctaatacaaataaaaatgaactgctaataaaagaattattcaaaatagCAGTTACTGCAGCTACAAAAAATCCTAACGATACACAATTATATTGAAAGTGACCATGATCAATTAGTATGATTCCAGGATAAATTAATGCacttaaaagaataaaatctttcttttcaaaaccaaataaattattgtactCTGCTCGAGCGGTTTTTATTGTTTGCAGACTCATGACATACCATATCATTGTCGGTAAAAAGATCATAGCATCTGAACAAAGAACAGTCAttctcataaaatatttatggtCTGAAGAAGATATTCCTCTagatttatgtaatttaaCATATGATGGATTAGTCGCATTAGCAATATAACCTAATAAGAGACTATGATACGCAGTTAACGGAGGATAGTCTAAACCCCAATATTCAAGATCATTGTCCGTCGTATTGACGTACCATTTTTCAATAGGCAGATTTAAAGTTATTTCTTGCCAATGTCGTTGAGCCTCATAATCTCCGTACATAGGAGGTTTTTCTTGGCCACTGTGCGAATGATAAGTAACGCACCATCTTACAATGAGTGCAAAAATAAAGATGTGAATTACTTGTATAGACCAACGCAgcattttttcaaaattatcttatactgatcgattaaataaagtaCAATCGGTACTTTAATAGCGATGTTATGTGTTCACACTGTAAATTTTGAGGTTATAATATGTTACAGACTTACGAGAAAAAGCGAGTATGTTAATATTGTAATACATACCACGTGTGAAGCATTCAATTTTGTGgttagtttattttttatatactccTCAGTATATGGCATTATACGTGTTCAGAGAATGTACAAGCTACGAAGCCTATGTGTCAGTTTTGTGACTTCCCACTATATAACACACAATATGTGAGCCTGTAACAAAAATGGGTAAAATGGCGATGTTGCAGTTTCAACCTCAAGCGAAGTTTATTCATAAGGTTATATCTATTTGCATTCTATTCTCTACtactttattgaaaatatcgtgttaatttaatatttgatataattattattagatttatttttttaactcgaTTAATTGATCGATCAGAATTCATATATTgcaatcgattaaaaattgtagaaaagtGAACGATTAACTTTTAGAATGATGAATGACCTATGATATCAACGAAATTCGAGAGTCgaatgtaaataagtaaaagcCAACGCGTTGTACTATTTGCGAATATAAGTCAAATTTGCCACATTGTGAGTATCGAAAattaacaaagtaaaaaattgcCACGTCAATAATCGAAACTCGTGTACACCCACTTCTGTTATTATACGTACTTTTTTCAGATGATTTTGATTTAActcgaattgaaaaaaaaaattcattttgcGTTTTACACGATTTGTTTTGATTTAACACGATCGATCTAAATtctaagaaaaacaattttttcgtattataatGATTACGACACTTATTTGGCATTGTTCTCCTTCATTGTTTTTGGTTTTAATTAGAATTGTCAATGTATTTggcatatataaaaaacgttATTGTTAGAAAGTGACAACGAATAAAATCTTGTTTTttgtaattcattttattttatctactttttGCATTTATAGATTAGTaagatgatatttttcttttcaaatgataatttatcttatataatatagacaTTTAatctttatgaaataaataaacgcaAGCACGTAAAAatgatacaattttaatatgatttttcacaatttattgtattatttttgctGATTCTTGAGGTTTGGAATCAATCTTCTATATTCCATAGATacactatatttttttatataaacttttttttacacgtaTTCTTCGGAAATGTATCTATCATGTAAAAACAGAATTGgatgtatttttatacataaatatttttttttgttctttatcgataatttttaatgactTAAGAAATTCAAGATGGCTTATCTATAACGTTGGTTGTAGTccgtagaaataaaatataatcaatgatGTGGATCGATTAATCGCCTTCATGAATTTTGATAAGAccgtttttaattattttgatacgatatataatgaaaaaaaatgataaaaacagTCGATCGGACTCtaatgattttgaaaaaaatattgtctgCGATACATTACTCCGCCGTTTTCAACAGTACGTCGAAGAGCAGTATAATAAAGTTAAGGTGATTAATTTTAAGCTTGGCCcagagaatataaatataaatatatatatatagatgatgGTTTACAAGTATCAATAGGTATGGTCCTAAAGAAGGATCCATCTGCATCAAGTTCATCTTCCAAGCAATCGCCGACATCCAATGAGGATATCGGAGTTGTGtcttataacaaaaaagagtAATAATCATTCTAGACGAAATGCCAATATCCGATGGGAATGCTGGTTGAGATAGTGTCTACAAATCAATCTCCGgataattaa
This is a stretch of genomic DNA from Vespula vulgaris chromosome 2, iyVesVulg1.1, whole genome shotgun sequence. It encodes these proteins:
- the LOC127061441 gene encoding mevalonate kinase → MISFKVSAPGKVILFGEHAVMYGKTALAASLDLRTNLKFQELQEVEEIIKLNFDNMNLVVNVPIQRIQTYISMYKSHQLEHNHDNLYDHIQQFVHNIGYNNPHQKLSLEAFFYLLIYVSNKEEIDIKPAEINLNTELSIGAGLGSSASFAVCLSACFLHWSRLQKKIYKTLDTNDLKLISKYAFECEKILHGTPSGIDNSICTYGSIIEFRKNDCINSILNVRKMKILLVDTRVQRSTKTIIDKSTKLKCMYPTVIDPIMDSIDNISKEALKILKQDINQTQNDSKGKCEEYEEYNQLMMLININQSLLAALQTSHSSLDRICAEAQNYGFAAKLTGAGGGGHAFILLPPDTQPEIISSISRKLIADGYCVTLTSLGGTGVLIDE
- the LOC127061440 gene encoding bolA-like protein 2 isoform X2; translation: MPYTEEYIKNKLTTKLNASHVEVTDLSDGCGAKFSVVVISDIFEGKPLLQRHRLVNSALEEELKTIHAFSQKTLTSEQWKKQQT
- the LOC127061440 gene encoding dolichyl pyrophosphate Man9GlcNAc2 alpha-1,3-glucosyltransferase isoform X1, yielding MLRWSIQVIHIFIFALIVRWCVTYHSHSGQEKPPMYGDYEAQRHWQEITLNLPIEKWYVNTTDNDLEYWGLDYPPLTAYHSLLLGYIANATNPSYVKLHKSRGISSSDHKYFMRMTVLCSDAMIFLPTMIWYVMSLQTIKTARAEYNNLFGFEKKDFILLSALIYPGIILIDHGHFQYNCVSLGFFVAAVTAILNNSFISSSFLFVLALNYKQMELYHSLPFFFYILGKCRISKTKSLLLSIYMLIYVSLIVIITFTIIWLPFLKDWNTFLHTILRLFPFNRGVFEDKVANVWCTINVLYKLRNIFTNEQLAQICLVITTIAVLPICINLYISPKKEKFIISLINSALGFFLFSFQVHEKSILLVAIPVLLHFHNDPLACFWLLLISHFSMLPLYIKDNLYLAYFATTIFYFVSITWMWSDLFVCTNVFDKREKKSCKAKPNNQKTSKYKLNCNKFFFDFVFNLEYYYGYNFITKILFYSSLLGILILSFCIRYLKPPEKYPDLFALLISIYSCIHFFIFFLYFCYKQFIFIDNNSTTKLKIH